A stretch of Henckelia pumila isolate YLH828 chromosome 4, ASM3356847v2, whole genome shotgun sequence DNA encodes these proteins:
- the LOC140860030 gene encoding uncharacterized protein — protein MGCLVSQMAAKFAFFPPTPPTYQVKKRDGGKLVAVSTASCLPIAIDDSSLDVLCIQTKRGNKIVAFYLRNPYARLTVLYSHGNAADLGQLYDLFVQLKANLRVNLIGYDYSGYGASTGKPSEYDTYADIEAVYECLQTEYGISQEDLVLYGQSVGSGPTLHLAAKLPRLRGVVLHSAILSGLRVLCHVNFSLCCDIYKNINKIRKVKCPVLVIHGTEDDVVNWLHGNGLWKMAKEPYEPLWIKGGGHCNLELYPDYIRHLCRFIQEMENVNTAVRLRKIRQSLRLHRKTHKCCKIRVRHPKCPHCPDLKCTDCCWWQPQCPKWQPKFTLWRPKCPDCLKPSCTRCTCRCMKCTCGFTLCSCLCGAKCSCC, from the exons ATGGGGTGCTTAGTGTCTCAGATGGCTGCGAAATTTGCCTTCTTTCCACCAACGCCGCCCACTTACCAGGTCAAGAAAAGGGACGGCGGAAAACTGGTGGCCGTGTCCACGGCGTCGTGTTTGCCTATAGCCATTGATGATTCTTCTCTGGATGTGTTGTGTATTCAGACGAAAAGGGGTAACAAGATTGTAGCCTTTTATTTGAGGAATCCTTACGCCAGGCTTACGGTTCTTTACTCTCATGGAAATGCCGCTGATCTCGGCCAGCTCTATGACTTATTTGTTCAGCTTAAAGCTAATCTTAGAGTTAATCTAATCGG GTATGACTACTCTGGTTATGGAGCTTCTACTGGTAAG CCAAGTGAATATGATACATATGCGGACATTGAGGCTGTATATGAGTGTCTTCAAACTGAATATGGGATTAGCCAAGAAGATTTAGTTTTATATGGGCAATCTGTTGGAAGTGGCCCCACATTGCACTTAGCAGCTAAATTGCCAAGGTTGAGAGGCGTTGTTCTGCATAGTGCCATTCTTTCGGGCCTTCGTGTGCTGTGCCATGTGAATTTCTCACTCTGTTGTGATATTTATAAG AACATAAACAAAATACGGAAGGTGAAGTGTCCTGTTCTTGTAATACAT GGAACAGAGGATGATGTGGTAAATTGGCTTCACGGCAATGGTTTATGGAAAATGGCCAAGGAACCTTATGAGCCCTTGTGGATCAAGGGAGGCGGGCACTGCAACCTCGAGCTTTATCCAGATTACATTCGCCATCTTTGCAGATTCATTCAAGAAATGGAGAATGTAAACACTGCAGTTCGACTCAGAAAGATTCGTCAATCACTTCGTTTGCACAGAAAGACTCATAAATGCTGTAAAATTAGAGTAAGACATCCCAAATGCCCACATTGTCCGGATCTTAAATGCACAGATTGCTGCTGGTGGCAGCCGCAATGTCCGAAGTGGCAGCCAAAGTTCACATTATGGCGACCAAAGTGCCCCGACTGTCTCAAACCAAGCTGCACTAGATGTACATGCCGGTGCATGAAATGCACTTGTGGGTTCACATTGTGCTCATGTTTGTGTGGAGCCAAGTGTTCATGCTGCTGA
- the LOC140861523 gene encoding uncharacterized protein: MSTVSFTPLASAPAHEEKPPKFSGADFKHWQQKMLFYLTTLNLSRFLKEDPPVVIEGDSDTQRRTAVDAWNHIDFLCRNYILNDLDDTLYSVYSSVKTAKELWDSLKNKYKTEDADINKFVVGKFMDFKMVDSKTVMIQVQEIQIILHDLLAEGMEINEPFQVASIIEKLPPMWKDFENYLKNKRKELKLEDLIVRLRIEEDNRNTEAKSNKKMMETEAKTNLAESSTSDKRKRLHDGKQKGKAKKFQESCYNCGKSNHIARDCRLPKKKQQKSETKASQHG; this comes from the coding sequence ATGTCCACCGTTTCATTCACTCCGCTCGCTTCCGCCCCTGCACATGAAGAAAAGCCGCCAAAGTTTTCTGGTGCTGACTTTAAACATTGGCAGCAGAAGATGCTGTTCTATCTGACAACACTCAATCTGTCTAGATTCCTGAAGGAGGATCCCCCTGTCGTCATTGAAGGCGATTCTGACACCCAAAGGAGGACCGCtgttgatgcatggaaccaCATCGATTTCCTGTGCAGAAACTACATCTTGAATGACCTTGATGACACTCTCTATAGTGTCTATTCCTCTGTGAAGACTGCCAAGGAACTCTGGGATTCcttgaaaaataaatacaaaactgAAGACGCAGACATAAATAAGTTCGTGGTTGGCAAATTTATGGACTtcaaaatggtagactcaaaaACTGTGATGATTCAAGTGCAAGAGATACAAATTATCTTGCATGACTTGTTGGCTGAGGGGATGGAGatcaatgaaccattccaaGTCGCTTCTATCATTGAGAAGTTGCCTCCGATGTGGAAAGACTTCGAAAACTACCTTAAGAACAAACGTaaggagttaaaacttgaagacCTTATTGTGCGGCTTCGCATCGAGGAGGACAACAGAAACACTGAGGCCAAGTCAAATAAAAAGATGATGGAAACCGAGGCCAAAACAAATCTGGCAGAATCTAGTACGAGTGACAAGAGGAAGCGCCTCCATGATGGAAAGCAAAAGGGGAAAGCGAAGAAATTCCAAGAAAgttgctacaactgtggcaaaTCGAATCATATTGCAAGGGACTGCCgtcttccaaaaaaaaaacaacaaaaatcagaaaccaaGGCAAGTCAACATGGTTGA